The following coding sequences are from one Geodermatophilus normandii window:
- a CDS encoding GNAT family N-acetyltransferase, translating into MITARDEGDLVGLLALTVRRRCGLSILSFLGAGPSDYGTILVDPDSPQDQPRILDALLDAARAVVPGSLLDLEQVSDADPVLPLLQDWGRRRGLSVHCRRQSESMQEVFQVERGVPVPPKTRSMRRHGHRTLRLLESLGEVEVLADLLSRVPTRAEVLSLADECAAVDAGHPQAKRRTHPWRGPSGALLRDFLSAAPSSSRWLSGVRVDGRLVAYQLDLVAPSTVATYYASYHADVAPFGVGTYLESQSRVRAAKAGAAQIDFLRGMQPYKLRAANVQHTSYRVQLVPGGVIRGSHGRAVGAALAWRQIVRRHRRLVNGVRRVLRLGPGLPARSCRASAGRRRPVSGTPTHPGDDPPPAA; encoded by the coding sequence GTGATCACAGCTCGAGACGAGGGTGACCTCGTCGGCCTGCTCGCCCTCACCGTCCGGCGCCGGTGTGGCCTGTCGATCCTGTCCTTCCTCGGCGCAGGTCCCAGCGACTACGGCACGATCCTCGTGGATCCCGACTCACCGCAGGACCAGCCACGGATCCTCGACGCGCTGCTCGACGCCGCACGTGCGGTGGTGCCGGGGAGCCTCCTGGACCTCGAACAGGTCTCCGACGCGGACCCGGTCCTCCCTCTCCTGCAGGACTGGGGGCGCCGGCGGGGGCTGAGCGTCCACTGCCGGCGGCAGTCGGAGAGCATGCAGGAGGTCTTCCAGGTCGAGAGAGGCGTACCCGTACCGCCCAAGACGAGGAGCATGCGCCGTCACGGTCATCGGACCCTGCGACTGCTCGAGTCGCTGGGCGAGGTCGAGGTGCTCGCCGACCTGCTCTCGCGGGTGCCCACGCGAGCCGAGGTGCTCTCGCTGGCTGACGAGTGCGCCGCGGTCGACGCCGGCCATCCCCAGGCGAAGCGTCGCACCCATCCCTGGAGGGGTCCTTCCGGCGCGCTGCTCCGGGACTTCCTGTCCGCGGCACCCTCGTCGTCGCGGTGGTTGTCAGGCGTCCGCGTCGACGGCCGCCTCGTCGCCTATCAACTCGACCTGGTCGCTCCCTCGACGGTGGCCACCTACTACGCCTCCTACCACGCCGACGTCGCGCCCTTCGGGGTGGGCACCTACCTCGAGAGTCAGAGCAGGGTCCGTGCAGCGAAGGCGGGAGCAGCCCAGATCGACTTCCTCCGCGGTATGCAGCCGTACAAGTTGAGGGCCGCCAACGTGCAGCACACCTCCTACCGTGTCCAGTTGGTGCCGGGAGGTGTCATCCGTGGGAGCCACGGCCGAGCAGTGGGCGCGGCACTCGCGTGGCGGCAGATCGTGCGACGCCACCGGCGGCTCGTCAACGGTGTCCGGAGGGTCCTCCGGCTCGGTCCGGGTCTCCCGGCTCGGTCCTGTCGCGCGAGCGCCGGCAGGAGGAGGCCGGTGAGCGGGACCCCGACCCACCCTGGTGACGATCCGCCCCCGGCGGCGTGA
- the coaE gene encoding dephospho-CoA kinase — translation MLRIGLTGGIGSGKSTVAALLAARGALVVDADRIAREVVEPGTPGLAAVVEVFGPGVLTAEGALDRPALAGIVFADPDARARLDGIVHPLVRARAQEVIGAAPDDAVVVQDVPLLVETGQAGAHDLVLVVEADLETRVARLGLRGLSEQDARARIAAQATDSQRRAVADVVLDNSGTPEDLAAQVDRFWDTHVARRAQRPGGGDVHA, via the coding sequence GTGCTGCGCATCGGGTTGACCGGCGGGATCGGGTCGGGGAAGAGCACGGTGGCGGCGCTGCTGGCCGCCCGTGGAGCGCTGGTGGTCGACGCCGACCGGATCGCCCGGGAGGTGGTCGAGCCGGGCACCCCGGGGCTGGCGGCCGTCGTCGAGGTGTTCGGCCCCGGTGTGCTGACCGCCGAAGGAGCGCTGGACCGCCCGGCGCTGGCGGGGATCGTCTTCGCCGACCCCGACGCGCGGGCGCGGCTGGACGGCATCGTCCACCCGCTGGTGCGGGCCCGGGCACAGGAGGTCATCGGCGCGGCGCCGGACGACGCCGTCGTCGTGCAGGACGTGCCGCTGCTGGTGGAGACCGGGCAGGCCGGCGCGCACGACCTCGTGCTGGTCGTCGAGGCCGACCTGGAGACCCGGGTGGCCCGCCTCGGGCTGCGCGGGCTGTCCGAGCAGGACGCCCGGGCCCGCATCGCCGCGCAGGCCACCGACTCGCAGCGGCGGGCCGTGGCCGACGTCGTCCTGGACAACAGCGGCACCCCCGAGGACCTCGCCGCCCAGGTGGACCGGTTCTGGGACACGCACGTGGCGAGACGGGCCCAGCGTCCGGGTGGCGGTGACGTCCACGCATGA
- the rpsA gene encoding 30S ribosomal protein S1 — MTSTQVRPDSTPQIAVNDIGTAEDFLAAIDQTIKYFNDGDIVEGVIVKVDRDEVLLDIGYKTEGVIPSRELSIKHDVDPNEVVKVGDEVEALVLQKEDKEGRLILSKKRAQYERAWGTIEAKKEADEVVTGTVIEVVKGGLILDIGLRGFLPASLVEMRRVRDLQPYVGRELEAKIIELDKNRNNVVLSRRQWLEQTQSEVRSEFLNKLARGQVRTGVVSSIVNFGAFVDLGGVDGLVHVSELSWKHIDHPSEVVEVGQEVTVEVLDVDLDRERVSLSLKATQEDPWRQFARTHQIGQVVPGKVTKLVPFGAFVRVDEGIEGLVHISELAERHVEIPEQVVQVGDEILVKVIDIDLDRRRISLSLKQANEGVIGDEEQFDPAAYGMAASYDEQGNYIYPEGFDPDTGEWLEGYEEARETWERQYAEAQARFEAHRKQIAAAREADAEAAAGGNYTSGAEAGPEAATGGTLASDEALAALRAKLAGGE, encoded by the coding sequence ATGACCTCCACCCAGGTCCGTCCTGACAGCACCCCCCAGATCGCGGTGAACGACATCGGCACCGCCGAGGACTTCCTCGCCGCGATCGACCAGACGATCAAGTACTTCAACGACGGCGACATCGTCGAAGGCGTCATCGTCAAGGTCGACCGGGACGAGGTGCTGCTGGACATCGGCTACAAGACCGAGGGCGTCATCCCCTCGCGTGAGCTGTCCATCAAGCACGACGTCGACCCCAACGAGGTCGTCAAGGTCGGCGACGAGGTGGAAGCCCTCGTCCTCCAGAAGGAGGACAAGGAGGGCCGGCTGATCCTGTCCAAGAAGCGCGCCCAGTACGAGCGCGCCTGGGGCACGATCGAGGCCAAGAAGGAAGCCGACGAGGTCGTCACCGGCACCGTCATCGAGGTCGTCAAGGGCGGTCTCATCCTCGACATCGGCCTGCGCGGGTTCCTCCCCGCCTCGCTGGTCGAGATGCGCCGCGTCCGCGACCTGCAGCCCTACGTGGGCCGCGAGCTCGAGGCGAAGATCATCGAGCTCGACAAGAACCGCAACAACGTCGTCCTCTCCCGCCGGCAGTGGCTGGAGCAGACGCAGTCCGAGGTCCGCAGCGAGTTCCTCAACAAGCTCGCCCGCGGCCAGGTGCGCACCGGCGTCGTCTCCTCGATCGTCAACTTCGGCGCGTTCGTCGACCTTGGCGGCGTGGACGGCCTCGTGCACGTCTCCGAGCTGTCCTGGAAGCACATCGACCACCCCTCCGAGGTCGTCGAGGTGGGCCAGGAGGTCACCGTCGAGGTCCTCGACGTCGACCTCGACCGCGAGCGGGTCTCCCTGTCGCTGAAGGCGACGCAGGAGGACCCGTGGCGTCAGTTCGCCCGCACCCACCAGATCGGCCAGGTCGTGCCGGGCAAGGTCACCAAGCTGGTGCCCTTCGGTGCGTTCGTCCGGGTCGACGAGGGCATCGAGGGCCTGGTCCACATCTCCGAGCTGGCCGAGCGCCACGTGGAGATCCCGGAGCAGGTCGTGCAGGTCGGCGACGAGATCCTCGTCAAGGTCATCGACATCGACCTCGACCGGCGCCGCATCTCGCTGTCGCTCAAGCAGGCCAACGAGGGCGTCATCGGCGACGAGGAGCAGTTCGACCCCGCCGCCTACGGCATGGCCGCGTCCTACGACGAGCAGGGCAACTACATCTACCCCGAGGGCTTCGACCCCGACACCGGCGAGTGGCTCGAGGGTTACGAGGAGGCCCGCGAGACCTGGGAGCGGCAGTACGCCGAGGCCCAGGCCCGCTTCGAGGCGCACCGCAAGCAGATCGCCGCGGCCCGCGAGGCCGACGCCGAGGCTGCTGCCGGGGGCAACTACACCTCCGGTGCCGAGGCCGGCCCCGAGGCCGCCACGGGCGGCACGCTGGCCAGCGACGAGGCGCTCGCCGCGCTGCGCGCGAAGCTCGCCGGCGGGGAGTGA
- a CDS encoding class I SAM-dependent methyltransferase, whose amino-acid sequence MTPLPELPLGPDGYPAAGGVERRPAGSAESARANRGWWDAAAPAYLAEHGEDLGDVDFLWCPEGLREADASLLGDVAGRRVLEVGCGSAPCARWLRRAGADVVALDLSGGMLARAAELNRSTGVAVPLLQADVGALPLADASVDVVCSAFGGLPFVADVEGALAEVARVLRPGGRFAASVNHPFRWPLPDSPDPGDLRVVSSYFDRRPYVETDGEGRTVYVEHHRTVGDWVRAVVGAGLVLDDLVEPEWTPGRTQEWGQWSPARGALVPGTLVLVAHRPSTST is encoded by the coding sequence ATGACCCCGCTGCCCGAGCTCCCCCTCGGCCCCGACGGCTACCCCGCCGCCGGTGGCGTCGAGCGCCGGCCGGCCGGGTCGGCGGAGTCCGCCCGCGCCAACCGCGGCTGGTGGGACGCCGCCGCACCGGCCTACCTCGCCGAGCACGGCGAGGACCTGGGCGACGTCGACTTCCTGTGGTGCCCGGAGGGGCTGCGCGAGGCCGACGCCTCCCTGCTCGGCGACGTCGCCGGCCGCCGGGTGCTCGAGGTCGGCTGCGGATCGGCGCCGTGCGCGCGGTGGCTGCGCCGGGCCGGTGCCGACGTCGTGGCGCTGGACCTCTCCGGCGGGATGCTGGCCCGGGCCGCGGAGCTCAACCGGTCCACCGGCGTCGCGGTCCCGCTGCTGCAGGCCGACGTCGGCGCGCTGCCGCTGGCCGACGCGTCCGTCGACGTCGTGTGCTCGGCGTTCGGCGGGCTGCCGTTCGTGGCCGACGTCGAGGGGGCGCTGGCGGAGGTGGCGCGGGTGCTGCGCCCGGGTGGGCGGTTCGCCGCGTCGGTCAACCACCCGTTCCGCTGGCCGCTGCCGGACTCCCCCGACCCCGGGGACCTGCGGGTCGTCTCGTCCTACTTCGACCGGCGGCCGTACGTGGAGACCGACGGCGAGGGGCGGACGGTCTACGTCGAGCACCACCGCACGGTCGGCGACTGGGTGCGGGCCGTCGTCGGCGCGGGCCTCGTCCTCGACGACCTGGTCGAGCCGGAGTGGACGCCGGGCCGGACGCAGGAGTGGGGCCAGTGGTCCCCCGCCCGCGGCGCGCTGGTCCCCGGGACGCTGGTCCTGGTCGCGCACCGACCCTCGACCTCGACCTGA
- the polA gene encoding DNA polymerase I, translating into MSAPVTTPESAAPTSPATRPRLLLLDGHSLAYRAFFALPVENFSTTTGQPTNAVYGFTSMLINVLRDEQPTHLAVAFDVGRQTFRSEIYAEYKANRSESPTDFRGQVSLIQEVLAALHVPVITAPGYEADDVIATLTVQAVEQGMDVLICTGDRDALQLVDEHVTVLYPRKGVSDLTRFTPEEVEAKYGLTPRQYPDFAALRGDPSDNLPSIPSVGEKTAAKWVREYGSLDELVDRVDTVKGKVGEKLREHLSSVLQNRRLTELDRSVALELGPQDLAVRAWDRNEVHTLFDNLQFRVLRDRLFATLTSAEPEVEGGFDVTADDVPAGGLSAWLDAHARTGRTGLVFRGTWGRGTGELTGLALAAADDHSVFVDLGPDLDVADEQALAAWLADPATEKVAHDVKGPLLAVWARGWDLQGLVSDTALAAYLATPGQRSFDLGDLSVRYLKRELRDAAEPEGQMTLDGLGPSEADLAAEAAHADVLKAVAVNDLSDALEQVLGQRGGDHLLGEIELPLTRVLAGMERTGIAVDTDLLHELQREFAEGVAAAAAEAYAVIGKEINLGSPKQLQAVLFDELGLPKTKKIKSGYTTDAEALTGLLASTGHPFLEHLLRHRDVTRLRTVIDGLIPMVDDAGRIHTTFQQTIAATGRLSSIDPNLQNIPIRTAEGRRIRQAFVVGPGFESLMTADYSQIEMRIMAHLSEDAGLIEAFTSGEDLHSFVASRAYDIPIDQVDPEMRRRIKAMSYGLAYGLSAYGLAAQLRISTEEAREQMHAYFERFGGIREYLDGVVDDARQTGYTETTLGRRRYLPDLTSDNGQRRQMAERMALNAPIQGSAADVIKVAMLGVERAITAEGLRSRMLLQVHDELVFEVAPGEREALETVVRREMAGAAQLSVPLEVSVGLGASWDAAAH; encoded by the coding sequence ATGTCCGCTCCGGTCACCACTCCCGAGTCCGCCGCCCCCACCAGCCCGGCCACGCGCCCGCGGCTGCTGCTGCTCGACGGGCACTCCCTGGCCTACCGGGCCTTCTTCGCGCTCCCGGTGGAGAACTTCTCCACGACGACGGGACAGCCGACCAACGCCGTCTACGGCTTCACGTCGATGCTGATCAACGTGCTGCGCGACGAGCAGCCCACCCACCTGGCCGTGGCCTTCGACGTGGGCCGGCAGACCTTCCGCAGCGAGATCTACGCCGAGTACAAGGCCAACCGCAGCGAGAGCCCCACCGACTTCCGCGGGCAGGTCAGCCTCATCCAGGAGGTGCTCGCCGCGCTGCACGTCCCGGTGATCACCGCGCCGGGCTACGAGGCCGACGACGTCATCGCCACGCTCACCGTGCAGGCCGTCGAGCAGGGCATGGACGTGCTCATCTGCACCGGCGACCGCGACGCCCTGCAGCTCGTGGACGAGCACGTGACCGTGCTGTACCCGCGCAAGGGCGTCTCCGACCTGACCCGGTTCACACCGGAGGAGGTCGAGGCGAAGTACGGCCTGACGCCGCGGCAGTACCCCGACTTCGCCGCGCTGCGGGGCGACCCGAGCGACAACCTCCCCAGCATCCCGAGCGTGGGGGAGAAGACCGCGGCCAAGTGGGTCCGCGAGTACGGCTCCCTCGACGAGCTGGTCGACCGGGTGGACACCGTCAAGGGCAAGGTCGGGGAGAAGCTGCGCGAGCACCTGTCCTCGGTGCTGCAGAACCGGCGGCTCACCGAGCTCGACCGGTCCGTCGCCCTCGAGCTGGGCCCGCAGGACCTCGCCGTCCGCGCGTGGGACCGCAACGAGGTGCACACCCTCTTCGACAACCTGCAGTTCCGCGTCCTGCGCGACCGGCTGTTCGCCACGCTGACCAGCGCCGAGCCCGAGGTCGAGGGCGGCTTCGACGTCACCGCCGACGACGTCCCCGCCGGCGGGCTGTCCGCGTGGCTCGACGCGCACGCCCGCACCGGCCGGACCGGCCTGGTCTTCCGCGGCACCTGGGGCCGGGGCACCGGAGAGCTGACCGGGCTGGCGCTGGCCGCCGCCGACGACCACTCCGTCTTCGTCGACCTCGGCCCGGACCTCGACGTCGCCGACGAGCAGGCGCTGGCCGCCTGGCTCGCCGACCCGGCCACCGAGAAGGTCGCCCACGACGTCAAGGGCCCGCTGCTCGCGGTCTGGGCGCGCGGCTGGGACCTGCAGGGACTGGTCAGCGACACCGCGCTGGCGGCCTACCTGGCGACGCCGGGGCAGCGGTCCTTCGACCTCGGCGACCTCTCGGTGCGCTACCTCAAGCGCGAGCTCCGGGACGCCGCGGAGCCCGAGGGGCAGATGACCCTCGACGGGCTGGGGCCGAGCGAGGCCGACCTCGCCGCCGAGGCCGCGCACGCCGACGTCCTCAAGGCCGTCGCGGTCAACGACCTCTCCGACGCGCTGGAGCAGGTGCTCGGCCAGCGCGGCGGCGACCACCTACTCGGCGAGATCGAGCTGCCGCTCACGCGCGTGCTCGCCGGCATGGAGCGCACCGGCATCGCCGTCGACACCGACCTGCTGCACGAGCTGCAGCGGGAGTTCGCCGAGGGCGTGGCCGCCGCGGCCGCCGAGGCCTACGCCGTCATCGGCAAGGAGATCAACCTCGGCTCGCCCAAGCAGCTGCAGGCGGTGCTCTTCGACGAGCTGGGCCTGCCCAAGACCAAGAAGATCAAGAGCGGGTACACCACCGACGCCGAGGCGCTGACCGGCCTGCTGGCCTCGACCGGGCACCCCTTCCTCGAGCACCTGCTGCGCCACCGCGACGTCACCCGGCTGCGCACGGTCATCGACGGGCTGATCCCGATGGTCGACGACGCCGGCCGCATCCACACGACGTTCCAGCAGACGATCGCCGCCACCGGCCGGCTGTCCTCGATCGACCCGAACCTGCAGAACATCCCGATCCGCACCGCCGAGGGCCGCCGCATCCGGCAGGCGTTCGTCGTCGGCCCCGGGTTCGAGTCGCTGATGACGGCGGACTACAGCCAGATCGAGATGCGGATCATGGCGCACCTGTCCGAGGACGCCGGCCTGATCGAGGCGTTCACCTCCGGCGAGGACCTGCACTCCTTCGTCGCCTCGCGCGCCTACGACATCCCCATCGACCAGGTGGACCCGGAGATGCGGCGCCGGATCAAGGCGATGAGCTACGGCCTGGCGTACGGGCTGTCGGCCTACGGCCTCGCGGCGCAGCTGCGCATCTCCACCGAGGAGGCGCGCGAGCAGATGCACGCCTACTTCGAGCGCTTCGGCGGGATCCGCGAGTACCTCGACGGCGTCGTCGACGACGCCCGGCAGACCGGCTACACCGAGACGACGCTGGGCCGCCGCCGCTACCTGCCCGACCTGACCAGCGACAACGGGCAGCGGCGGCAGATGGCCGAGCGGATGGCGCTCAACGCCCCGATCCAGGGCTCGGCGGCCGACGTCATCAAGGTCGCCATGCTCGGCGTCGAGCGGGCGATCACCGCCGAGGGGCTGCGCTCGCGGATGCTCCTGCAGGTGCACGACGAGCTCGTGTTCGAGGTGGCGCCGGGGGAGCGGGAGGCGCTGGAGACCGTCGTCCGCCGCGAGATGGCCGGCGCCGCCCAGCTGTCGGTGCCGCTCGAGGTGTCCGTCGGCCTGGGCGCCAGCTGGGACGCCGCCGCGCACTGA
- a CDS encoding PaaI family thioesterase — protein sequence MTSAPPDWLPPSAASPLDDKLGITIVDYDPQRLVATMPVEGNQQPFGLLHGGATCSLVETIGSWAAMLNAGPGRKAVGVELNASYLRAATSGTVTAVCTPARTGRTLSTFLVEVTDDRGRTTATARLTCAILPA from the coding sequence GTGACCTCCGCTCCCCCGGACTGGCTGCCCCCGAGCGCGGCGAGCCCGCTCGACGACAAGCTGGGCATCACGATCGTCGACTACGACCCGCAACGGCTCGTGGCGACGATGCCGGTGGAGGGCAACCAGCAGCCCTTCGGCCTCCTGCACGGCGGGGCGACCTGCTCGCTGGTGGAGACGATCGGCTCGTGGGCGGCGATGCTCAACGCCGGACCGGGCAGGAAGGCCGTGGGCGTGGAGCTCAACGCCAGCTACCTGCGTGCGGCCACGTCCGGCACGGTCACCGCCGTCTGCACGCCCGCGCGCACCGGGCGCACCCTGTCGACGTTCCTCGTCGAGGTCACCGACGACCGCGGGCGCACGACCGCCACGGCCCGTCTGACCTGCGCGATCCTCCCCGCCTAG
- a CDS encoding GNAT family N-acetyltransferase — MSGTGQRSRVVTRTARPDDLSAVLTLVRQHRAEAHAEGVLTGQTPGAAAAAGFRRLLADPAHRVVLAVLPGANAATASSAGEVVVGLAVLGLDPLSAVLGVPQVTVDNLVVHREHRRRGTGAALLAASASYAGEVGAEHVVAAVGGHEAERQRFFARMGFAPLTTRRIVPRETLVRSLAAWQRGGVPVPRRPLTRRRPVPPVLPAVGIR; from the coding sequence GTGTCAGGTACCGGCCAGCGGTCCCGCGTCGTCACGCGCACGGCGCGACCCGACGACCTGTCCGCCGTCCTCACGCTGGTGCGCCAGCACCGTGCCGAGGCGCACGCGGAGGGCGTCCTCACCGGTCAGACGCCGGGTGCGGCCGCCGCGGCGGGTTTCCGCCGGCTGCTGGCCGACCCCGCGCACCGCGTCGTGCTCGCCGTCCTGCCCGGCGCCAACGCGGCGACGGCGTCGAGCGCGGGGGAGGTCGTCGTCGGCCTGGCCGTGCTGGGCCTGGACCCGCTCTCCGCGGTGCTCGGCGTCCCGCAGGTCACCGTGGACAACCTCGTCGTGCACCGCGAGCACCGCCGTCGCGGGACCGGCGCCGCGCTGCTCGCGGCCTCGGCCTCCTACGCCGGGGAGGTCGGCGCCGAGCACGTCGTCGCGGCGGTCGGCGGGCACGAGGCCGAGCGCCAGCGGTTCTTCGCGCGGATGGGCTTCGCGCCGCTGACGACCCGCCGGATCGTGCCGCGCGAGACCCTCGTGCGGTCGCTGGCCGCCTGGCAGCGCGGCGGCGTCCCGGTGCCCCGCCGCCCGCTGACCCGCCGGCGCCCGGTGCCGCCGGTCCTGCCCGCGGTGGGCATCCGGTAG
- a CDS encoding branched-chain amino acid ABC transporter permease gives MLLRLVLVLVAATGLALLVPGVASAEGETIVGTLQTSRSGPIEGIEVTVATADGDEVDSVETDEDGKFAVEVPGAGQYTVSIDADSLPEGVVITGEDSRTVTVDPGRRQPVQFGLNDGTQGAGSGNIEAIQLFVDGLRFGLLIAISAVGLSLIFGTTGLTNFAHGELVTIGALFAWWVNTGLGVPIIPAAIIAMIGGAAFGALNELGLWRPLRRRGTGLVAALVVSIGLSLLLRYLIQIVYGGFSNPYSGLGTSRAVDYGVFRLTNQALISIVISVVVLVLVAVMLQRTKIGKAMRAVSDNRDLAASSGINVNRVILVVWMMGGALAALGGVLLGLSDQVRWDMGFQLLLLMFAGVTLGGLGTAYGALVGSVIVGVFVQMSTLVIPNDVKYVGGLLLLIVILVIRPQGILGSRARIG, from the coding sequence GTGCTGCTGCGGCTCGTCCTCGTCCTCGTCGCCGCCACCGGGCTCGCCCTGCTCGTCCCCGGCGTCGCGAGCGCCGAGGGGGAGACGATCGTCGGCACGCTGCAGACCAGCCGCAGCGGCCCGATCGAGGGCATCGAGGTCACGGTGGCCACCGCCGACGGCGACGAGGTCGACAGCGTCGAGACCGACGAGGACGGGAAGTTCGCCGTCGAGGTCCCCGGTGCCGGCCAGTACACCGTCAGCATCGACGCCGACTCGCTCCCCGAGGGCGTCGTCATCACCGGCGAGGACAGCCGCACCGTCACCGTCGACCCGGGCCGCCGCCAGCCGGTGCAGTTCGGCCTCAACGACGGCACCCAGGGCGCGGGCAGCGGCAACATCGAGGCCATCCAGCTGTTCGTCGACGGCCTGCGCTTCGGTCTGCTGATCGCGATCTCCGCCGTCGGCCTGTCGCTGATCTTCGGCACCACCGGCCTCACCAACTTCGCCCACGGCGAGCTGGTCACCATCGGCGCCCTGTTCGCCTGGTGGGTCAACACCGGCCTGGGGGTCCCGATCATCCCCGCCGCGATCATCGCCATGATCGGCGGCGCGGCGTTCGGCGCGCTCAACGAACTGGGCCTGTGGCGGCCGCTGCGCCGCCGCGGCACCGGCCTGGTCGCGGCACTGGTCGTCTCGATCGGCCTGTCGCTGCTGCTGCGCTACCTGATCCAGATCGTCTACGGCGGGTTCTCCAACCCCTACTCGGGCCTGGGCACCTCGCGCGCGGTCGACTACGGCGTGTTCCGGCTGACCAACCAGGCACTGATCTCGATCGTCATCTCGGTCGTCGTCCTGGTGCTCGTGGCGGTCATGCTGCAGCGCACCAAGATCGGCAAGGCCATGCGGGCGGTGTCGGACAACCGCGACCTCGCCGCCTCCTCGGGCATCAACGTCAACCGCGTCATCCTCGTCGTCTGGATGATGGGCGGCGCCCTGGCCGCGCTCGGTGGCGTCCTGCTCGGCCTGTCCGACCAGGTCCGCTGGGACATGGGCTTCCAGCTGCTGCTGCTCATGTTCGCCGGGGTCACCCTCGGTGGCCTGGGCACCGCCTACGGCGCGCTCGTCGGCAGCGTCATCGTCGGCGTGTTCGTGCAGATGTCGACGCTGGTCATCCCGAACGACGTCAAGTACGTCGGCGGGCTGCTGCTCCTCATCGTCATCCTCGTCATCCGGCCCCAGGGGATCCTGGGCAGCCGCGCACGGATCGGCTGA
- a CDS encoding branched-chain amino acid ABC transporter permease produces MGDLLNALAVAGKSALGFQAVFFALLAIGLNVHFGYTGLLNFGQIAFAMLGGFGIAISVTQWGWNFWVGVVVGIVAAVVLALLLGLPTLRLRADYLAIATIATAEGLRLLFRSVSASPVTGGTRGLAAFNGSFISLAPWDTSRRYAVLGTRWSGGELWVALVGWLLVALLCLLVWLLMRSPWGRVLKAIREDEDAVRALGKNVYLYKMQALVLGGVMGALGGMVYVVATGAANPDQFQNANTFLAYTVLILGGAARVLGPVIGAVILLFVVQFADTGLRALIGNGVIPEGLLSATDVAQIRFVLVGLGLMLLLVFRPQGIFGDRREVMLDAR; encoded by the coding sequence ATGGGCGACCTCCTCAACGCGCTCGCCGTCGCCGGCAAGTCGGCGCTCGGCTTCCAGGCGGTGTTCTTCGCACTGCTGGCCATCGGCCTGAACGTGCACTTCGGGTACACCGGCCTGCTCAACTTCGGCCAGATCGCCTTCGCCATGCTCGGTGGCTTCGGCATCGCCATCTCGGTGACCCAGTGGGGCTGGAACTTCTGGGTCGGGGTCGTCGTCGGCATCGTCGCGGCCGTCGTCCTCGCCCTGCTGCTCGGCCTGCCGACGCTGCGGCTGCGGGCGGACTACCTGGCGATCGCGACCATCGCGACGGCGGAGGGGCTACGACTGCTCTTCCGGTCGGTGTCGGCCAGCCCGGTCACCGGTGGCACCCGCGGCCTGGCCGCCTTCAACGGCTCGTTCATCTCGCTGGCGCCGTGGGACACCAGCCGGCGCTACGCCGTCCTCGGCACCCGCTGGAGCGGCGGCGAGCTGTGGGTCGCGCTGGTGGGCTGGTTGCTCGTGGCCCTGCTGTGTCTGCTGGTGTGGCTGCTCATGCGCAGCCCCTGGGGCCGCGTCCTCAAGGCGATCCGCGAGGACGAGGACGCCGTGCGCGCGCTGGGCAAGAACGTCTACCTCTACAAGATGCAGGCGCTCGTGCTGGGCGGCGTGATGGGCGCCCTCGGTGGCATGGTGTACGTGGTGGCCACCGGCGCGGCGAACCCCGACCAGTTCCAGAACGCCAACACCTTCCTGGCCTACACCGTGCTCATCCTGGGCGGTGCCGCACGGGTGCTCGGCCCGGTCATCGGCGCGGTCATCCTGCTGTTCGTGGTCCAGTTCGCCGACACGGGGCTGCGGGCACTCATCGGCAACGGCGTCATCCCGGAGGGACTGCTCTCGGCCACCGACGTGGCGCAGATCCGGTTCGTCCTGGTGGGGCTGGGCCTGATGCTGCTGCTCGTCTTCCGCCCGCAGGGCATCTTCGGCGACCGACGAGAGGTGATGCTCGATGCCCGCTGA